In Hevea brasiliensis isolate MT/VB/25A 57/8 chromosome 13, ASM3005281v1, whole genome shotgun sequence, a single genomic region encodes these proteins:
- the LOC110660691 gene encoding cytochrome P450 87A3-like — protein sequence MWSYWVYAVALVVVGFTHWIYRWRNPKCNGKLPPGSMGFPLIGETIKFLKTSKTLDIPPFMKERLEKYGPLFKTSLAGRPVVVSSDPDFSYYLLLQEGKLVERWYLDSFAKLLRQDVTSICSVQYIHKYLRNLILSYFGPERLKGDLMPALENDIRRSLKDWSKLPSVEAKSVISTMIFDFTARRLYGYEAENSPVKNLAQSFTNFLEGLMKFPLNVPGTSFHKCKKNQKRIIKLIAGVLEERRRSPRKQKEDLLDQVVEDMKKETFLTDDFAIYMMFGLLLASFETISSTLALAIKFLTDNPSVVERLTEEHEAILKNRGNANSGLSWEEYKSMTYTHHVIKESLRLASVAPGILRRSLTDIQVDGYTIPKGWAILVVPAAVQLNPTTYEDPLAFNPSRWENMGELAMAKNFIAFGGGSRSCTGAEFSKVLMAVVLHVLVTKYRWTKVKGGEKIRRPVLAFKDGFHVQVTEKL from the exons ATGTGGTCTTATTGGGTTTATGCTGTAGCTCTGGTAGTTGTAGGCTTCACACACTGGATCTATAGGTGGAGGAACCCGAAATGTAATGGGAAATTGCCTCCTGGCTCTATGGGCTTCCCTCTTATAGGGGAGACCATTAAGTTTCTCAAGACAAGCAAAACGCTAGACATCCCACCTTTTATGAAGGAAAGACTGGAAAA ATACGGGCCACTGTTCAAGACCAGCTTGGCAGGTCGACCGGTTGTGGTGTCATCGGATCCTGACTTCAGCTATTACCTCCTTCTGCAAGAAGGGAAGTTAGTAGAACGATGGTACTTGGATTCCTTTGCAAAGCTTCTTCGCCAGGATGTTACTTCCATTTGTTCAGTTCAATACATACATAAGTATCTCAGAAACTTAATTTTGAGTTACTTTGGCCCTGAGAGACTCAAAGGTGACCTCATGCCTGCGTTAGAAAATGACATAAGACGAAGCTTGAAGGATTGGTCTAAGCTACCAAGTGTCGAagcgaaaagtgtcatttcaact ATGATATTTGATTTCACTGCAAGAAGACTGTATGGTTATGAAGCTGAGAATTCACCAGTAAAAAATTTAGCTCAGAGTTTCACCAATTTCTTGGAAGGACTTATGAAATTCCCTTTAAATGTTCCAGGCACATCTTTTCACAAATGCAAGAAG AACCAGAAGAGGATAATAAAACTAATAGCAGGCGTGCTAGAAGAGAGACGACGATCTCCAAGGAAGCAGAAAGAAGATCTGCTTGATCAGGTTGTGGAGGACATGAAAAAGGAGACATTCTTGACAGATGATTTTGCCATTTATATGATGTTTGGTCTGCTCCTTGCCAGCTTTGAGACTATATCTTCCACTCTTGCTTTAGCCATTAAGTTTCTCACAGATAACCCTTCTGTAGTCGAGAGACTAACG GAGGAGCATGAGGCAATTCTTAAGAACAGAGGAAATGCAAATTCTGGACTTTCTTGGGAGGAATACAAGTCCATGACATACACTCATCAT gTTATCAAGGAATCACTTAGGTTGGCAAGTGTTGCTCCTGGAATCTTGAGAAGGTCATTAACAGACATTCAAGTTGATG GATATACAATTCCAAAAGGCTGGGCTATCTTGGTTGTTCCAGCAGCCGTTCAGTTGAATCCTACCACCTATGAAGATCCGCTTGCCTTCAATCCTTCTCGATGGGAG AACATGGGGGAACTGGCAATGGCAAAGAACTTCATTGCATTTGGAGGAGGCTCAAGATCATGTACAGGAGCTGAGTTCAGCAAGGTTCTAATGGCTGTAGTGCTCCATGTTTTGGTCACCAAATACAG GTGGACCAAAGTGAAGGGAGGAGAGAAGATTCGGCGTCCAGTTTTAGCATTTAAGGATGGCTTTCATGTTCAAGTTACAGAAAAGCTTTGA